The nucleotide window GTCTTCATCGACGGAACCTCGCGCGGCATGGTGGACTTCTGGCGCGCTCCGTCGGATCCCGTGCATCCCGACAACTCGGGCCGGAAGGACCTCTCGTTCGGAGAGTTCGTCTCCTTCCAGACGGGAGGCGGCTCGCACACGTTCCGGCTCGAAGTGCGGAACAGCTCCGCCGAGTCCAACCGGGACATGGTCTACGTGGACGGCATCGTGATCCGGAACGGCAGCCTCGAGGGCGAGGGAGACCCCACGGAGACCTCCACGACCGCGCAGGGGACCGCACCGGGCGGGACGCTCGCCGCCCCGGGCGTCGTGACGCACACCGTCGTCGCGAGCGCGGCCACGCAGCTCCTGACCGGCGTTCTCGAAATGACGGACGGCGCCAATCTCGACCTCACGGTTCTCGATCCGGCGGGAGCGGTCCTCGCGACGTCCGCCACGCTCAACCCGACCGAGGTCACCCGGAAGGATCCGGTCCTCAGCGGCACGTACGTGTTCGTCATCAAGAACAAGGGCGCGACGCCGGCCGAGTACCGCCTCAGCACGGTTCGCACCGAGCCGGCGGGCTCCGGAAACATGGTGGCCGCGATGCCGGCGTCCACCCACGCGGAGCACGCCACCGCGATCGGCGAGTTCGATCCCTCCGGCTCGATCGCCTACAGCGTCGCGACCGGAGGCCACGTCCTGATCCGGGTGTTCACCGTGCACGGACGACTCGTGCGCACCCTCACGGACCAGGTATCCGGACCCGGCCGTCATGTCACGCGGTGGAACGGCCGCTCGGAGGACGGATCCAAGCTCGCGAAGGGGGTCTACCTCTACCGCATCCGCCATCCGAACGGCGATCAGTCCACCGTCAAGACGGTCCTTCTCCGGTAGGTACCTCCCCTTGGACCGCTTCCGGTGGAACGGGGCCCGGCGCCGACGCGCGCCGGGCCTCACGCCTCGCGCGGGCGACATCGCGCGGCTCCTGTTCCTCGCGTGGGTCGCGTCCGCCCTGCTTTCTTCCAGGGCCCTCGCGGACGCCGGCTCCGGCGCTCCGGCGGGCGGCGCGCTGCCCGCGGACCTGAGTGGCCGCGTGCTGGATCCCGACGGGGAGGCGGTGGCCTGGGCGACGGTCGAGGTGCACTACCCAGACGGCGTCCGCGGCCCCACGACGCTCACGCGGGAGGACGGATCGTTCCGGGTTCGCGTCGCCGCCGAGGGCGCGCTTCGCGTGCACCGCCTCGGATACCGGCACTGGGGCCGCCTCTTCACCGCGGCCGACGCCTCGTCCCCCCTCGAGATCACGCTCGAGCCCATGCCTCACGCGATCCCCGAGGTGGAAGTGACGGCGCTCCGCCGTCCCGGCGCGTCGGGCGATCTCTCGGTCCCCCTCGAGCGGATCGGCGCGTCGAAGCTGCGGGAAGGAAGCGCCGTTCCCACGATCGCCGATCGCGCGCGCGAGACTCCCGAGGTGAGCACGATCGGACGGGACGAGTACAACGCCGCTCCGGCCATCCGCGGCCTGGCTCGATTCCGCACCGTGATCTTCCTCGACGGGGCGCGGATCCAGAGCGATCGCGAGATCGGCCCCACGGCGGGGTTCGTGGATCCCGCGACGCTCGCGAACCTGGAAGTGGTGCGCGGACCCGGATCGGTGCTGTACGGATCGGACGCGATCGGAGGCGTGATGCTCCTCGAGAGCGAGGACGTCACGTCGGGAGCGTGGGCGGAGATCGGCTGGTCGAGCGTGAACCAGTCGTTCCGGACGGCCACGGCGGGAGCCGTCCCGCTGGGCGACGCGCGCCTCTCGATCAGCGGGGCCTTCACGGACGCCGGCGATTACACGCTGCCCGCGAGCGCGCAGCCCGGCGGATCCGACCTCACACGGGCGCCGAACAGCGGCTTCGAGCGTGCCACCGGGCGCGCGCGTCTCGCCTGGGGCGATCTCGAGGGCACGGCGTTCTACTCGCTGGGAAGGAACATCGGCCGTCCCGCGCGCGAGCCCGAGGTCTTCTCCGTGCCGCGCGAGGAGCACCTTCTCGCCACGCTCCGATGGAGGCCCACGTTCGGCGAGAACCGGTACGAGGCGCGCGGGTACGCGCACCCGGTCGCGTGGGAGGCGCAGGTGCTCGAGCCCGCGGACGACGGCGGCCAGAGCGAGCAGCAGCGCACCTATCGGAGCGTCGACTGGGGCGGCCTCTTCACGCGAGCCGTCGCCCGCGAGCGGGCCTCCTGGGTCGCGGGGCTCCAGGCCGATGCGCGCTCGGACGTGGTGATCCATCGGCGCCGGATCGACCGTGACGCGACGGGCGCCGTGACCCTGGACCGTCTGGACCGGTGGGTGGACGGCGCGTCCGTGGGGCAGGCCGGGCTCTTCGCCCACGGTGTGCTGCGATCGGGCGCGGCTCGATGGAACGCCGGGGCCCGCATCGACGGGACCTGGCGCGAGGGAAGCGACCGGGACGTCCGGCGGATCGTCCCGACGGGACAGGCGGGAGTCTCCGTGGACGTGGGATCGGGGGTTCTCGTGATGGGAAACGTCGCGACCGCGTTCCGGGAGCCCACGGTGACGGAGCTCTTCTTCTCGGGGCGGAGGCCCGCCGGCTACATCGAGGGGAACCCGGATTTGAGGCCCGAGCGCTCGTACCAGGCCGACCTCGGCACGAAGGCCACGTTCGGTCTCCTCGCCGCGAGGGCGTCGCTCTTCGGGATCGCGCTGGACGAATACATCGGCACGCGGCTCCGCTCCGCCGGCGCTGGAGGAGACCCGGACACGCTGATCTTCGACAACACCTCCCACGGACTCCTGGCCGGCGGCTCCGTGGAGCTCGGGACCGCGCGCCCGTATCGGGGGTTCACGGGCCGGGTCTTCGTGGATCTCACGCGAGGCTGGGACGAGGACGGGGCGCCGCTCGCCGACGCGCCCCCCACGCGCGGAAGGCTCGAGCTAGGCTGGAGCCGGTCGGCCGCCTCGGCGTCGCTCGCGTGGAGGGTTGCGCTCGACCACGAGCGCGTGGGCGAAGGGGAGCGGCCCATTCCGGGCTACGGCGTGCTCGACCTGCGGGCGAGCGCCGTCCTGGGTCCGGTCACGCTCGGAGCGAGCGTGGAGAACGTGCTCGATCAGGAGTACTACGAGCGTCCCGATCCGGTCGCGTTTCCGAGTCCCGGCCGCGCGATCGGGGTGACGGTGCGCTGGATGGAGCGGTAGCGCTAGGGACGCGAGGCGCGGTCCCGTGGCCTGGGCCGCGGCGCCGCGGCCGGGGCCGTTTCGTGGAGCGGCCTCGCGAACACCGCGTCCCACGCGGCGAGCGCGGGCTTCGGATTCAGATCCGCGTCCACGAGCCCG belongs to Candidatus Eisenbacteria bacterium and includes:
- a CDS encoding TonB-dependent receptor, whose translation is MDRFRWNGARRRRAPGLTPRAGDIARLLFLAWVASALLSSRALADAGSGAPAGGALPADLSGRVLDPDGEAVAWATVEVHYPDGVRGPTTLTREDGSFRVRVAAEGALRVHRLGYRHWGRLFTAADASSPLEITLEPMPHAIPEVEVTALRRPGASGDLSVPLERIGASKLREGSAVPTIADRARETPEVSTIGRDEYNAAPAIRGLARFRTVIFLDGARIQSDREIGPTAGFVDPATLANLEVVRGPGSVLYGSDAIGGVMLLESEDVTSGAWAEIGWSSVNQSFRTATAGAVPLGDARLSISGAFTDAGDYTLPASAQPGGSDLTRAPNSGFERATGRARLAWGDLEGTAFYSLGRNIGRPAREPEVFSVPREEHLLATLRWRPTFGENRYEARGYAHPVAWEAQVLEPADDGGQSEQQRTYRSVDWGGLFTRAVARERASWVAGLQADARSDVVIHRRRIDRDATGAVTLDRLDRWVDGASVGQAGLFAHGVLRSGAARWNAGARIDGTWREGSDRDVRRIVPTGQAGVSVDVGSGVLVMGNVATAFREPTVTELFFSGRRPAGYIEGNPDLRPERSYQADLGTKATFGLLAARASLFGIALDEYIGTRLRSAGAGGDPDTLIFDNTSHGLLAGGSVELGTARPYRGFTGRVFVDLTRGWDEDGAPLADAPPTRGRLELGWSRSAASASLAWRVALDHERVGEGERPIPGYGVLDLRASAVLGPVTLGASVENVLDQEYYERPDPVAFPSPGRAIGVTVRWMER